The Mauremys mutica isolate MM-2020 ecotype Southern chromosome 1, ASM2049712v1, whole genome shotgun sequence genome has a segment encoding these proteins:
- the LOC123356054 gene encoding olfactory receptor 52R1-like, which translates to MSDSNTTSFTKPSTFILLGIPGLEVAYIWISIPFCTMYAIAILGNFSILFIVKREASLHGPMYYFLCMLAITDLVLSTATMPKILSIFWFNSREINFSACLTQMYFIHCFSVMESGILVALALDRYVAICNPLRHSTILTNSVVAKIGLALVLRSGILVLPYPFLVRRWPYCRTNIIPHSYCEHIAVVNLACADTRLSSYYGLFILFSVIGLDVFFITVSYIQILKAIFSLHTKDARLKTFGTCGSHLCAILVFYIPDFFSSITHRFGHNVPLHVLILMANVYLLVPPLLHPIIYGVRTKQIRDRLLRLFSHKGT; encoded by the coding sequence atgtcagattccaacacaaccaGCTTCACCAagccctccaccttcatcctgctgggcattcctggcctggaggtggcctacatctggatctccatccccttctgcaccatgtatgctatagccatcttggggaacttttccatcctgttcattgtgaagagggaggcgagcctccatgggcccatgtactatttcctctgcatgctggccatcaccgacctggtcctgtccacAGCCACCATGCCAAAAatactgagcatcttctggttcaattccagggagatcaatttcagtgcctgcctcacccagatgtacttcattcactgcttctcagtgatggagtctgggatcttaGTGGCCTTAGCTTtggatcgctatgtggccatctgtaaTCCCCTGAggcattccaccatcctgacaaattCTGTTGTGGCCAAGATCGGCCTGGCTTTGGTTCTGCGCAGTGGCATACTTGTATTACCCTATCCCTTCCTAGTGAggcggtggccatattgcagaaccaacatcatcccccactctTACTGTGAGCACATAGCCGTGGTGAATCTGGCCTGCGCTGACACCCGCCTCAGTAGTTACTACGGCCTCTTTATTCTATTCTCTGTTATCGGTCTGGATGTTTTTTTTATCACCGTTTCATATATCCAGATCCTCAAGGCAATCTTCAGCCTCCacacaaaggatgcccggctaAAGACTTTTGGGACTTGCGGCTCCCATCTTTGCGCCATCTTGGTTTTTTACATCCCAGATTTCTTCTCTTCCATCACGCATCGGTTTGGACATAATGTGCCCCTGCATGTCCTCATTCTCATGGCCAATGTGTACCTTTTGGTGCCCCCCTTGTTacaccccatcatctatggggtgaggaccaaacagatccgggacaggtTGCTCCGGCTCTTTTCTCATAAAGGAACCTAA